A region of Streptomyces sp. WMMC500 DNA encodes the following proteins:
- a CDS encoding alpha-glucuronidase family glycosyl hydrolase has protein sequence MPMSRRVFVGAVTAGVTLGTDAAGTARALGGQDTPSGPAGQRDDGYDGSALWLRYVPVGDPHLLRRYRRRVTAVVVENADRNRSYRHTPNLSMAPGSTERLMTSTLEAAREELVRGLGGLLDRPVRVVHGPGHDLPDGAVVVGTRESSPAVRRFVPAEELARVGRDGFVLRSVTQGRRAFTVIAGHTDVGALYGTFAFLRRIQTHRPVEGLAVAESPRVAHRHLNYWDTERLYAGNDAPGTGGLNGENGAIFNFAATGASAGLNLPVVLDRYLVAARAMASVGITGITINNVNADNAYLTDEYIAQEAALADALRPYGIRLALSIRYAAPLDSRFAPDTLTEEQMAPTDPDFRAWWTRRARRIQQSVPDFAGFTVKANSEGQPGPQDFGYDHGDGANGMAAAVAPLGLKIYWRTFVYNPEVDSDRLKRAYLEFGHIDDEPQPDGSRGRFLDNVFLQTKNGPLDFQAREPVHPMFGRMENTNQAIELQITQEYTGQNRMLCFLAPMWEEILKTDTRATDARGRLLDKRLVGHVVDGTAQHHSDTAVVGVANLGNADNLTGHHFSQANLYAFGRQSWDWTLDAGDIAADWVRMTWSNDHHVVGVVVAMMMGSWEALVNYQTPLGIAHQFTADVHYGPGPSESHLPREDWNPTYYHKADSIGLGYDRSPTGSDFTAQYFPGLQAAYGDLGTVPENLMMWFHHVPWDHPMSSGRIFWDELVHRYYAGVRYVGGMRRAWDSLESRIDARRFAEVRAKLALHEADAADWRDTCVSYWQQFSGRHI, from the coding sequence ATGCCGATGAGTCGACGGGTGTTCGTGGGTGCGGTCACGGCGGGCGTGACCCTGGGAACTGACGCGGCCGGGACCGCGCGGGCGCTGGGCGGGCAGGACACGCCCTCCGGCCCCGCCGGGCAACGGGACGACGGCTACGACGGATCCGCCCTGTGGCTGCGCTACGTGCCGGTCGGTGATCCGCACCTGCTCAGGCGGTACCGGCGCCGGGTCACCGCCGTCGTCGTGGAGAACGCCGACCGGAACAGGTCGTACCGCCACACGCCGAACCTGAGCATGGCTCCGGGATCGACCGAGCGGCTGATGACGTCCACGCTGGAGGCCGCCCGGGAGGAGCTGGTCCGGGGTCTCGGCGGACTGCTGGACCGTCCGGTACGGGTGGTCCACGGGCCGGGACACGACCTGCCCGACGGCGCCGTCGTCGTGGGGACCCGGGAGAGTTCGCCGGCCGTGCGCCGGTTCGTCCCGGCCGAGGAGCTGGCGCGGGTGGGCCGGGACGGCTTCGTCCTCAGGTCGGTGACGCAGGGGCGGCGGGCGTTCACCGTCATCGCGGGCCACACGGACGTCGGTGCGCTGTACGGCACGTTCGCGTTTCTGCGGCGCATCCAGACGCACCGGCCCGTCGAGGGGCTCGCCGTCGCCGAGAGCCCCCGGGTCGCGCACCGCCACCTGAACTACTGGGACACCGAGCGCCTCTACGCCGGCAACGACGCACCGGGAACGGGCGGGCTGAACGGCGAGAACGGCGCGATCTTCAACTTCGCCGCCACCGGCGCCAGCGCCGGGCTGAACCTGCCCGTCGTCCTCGACCGCTACCTCGTGGCGGCGCGGGCGATGGCGTCGGTCGGGATCACCGGCATCACCATCAACAACGTCAACGCCGACAACGCGTACCTCACGGACGAGTACATCGCCCAGGAGGCCGCCCTGGCCGACGCGCTGCGGCCGTACGGGATCAGGCTCGCGCTCTCCATCAGGTACGCGGCCCCCCTGGACAGCCGGTTCGCGCCGGACACGCTCACCGAGGAACAGATGGCGCCCACCGACCCCGACTTCCGGGCCTGGTGGACCCGCAGGGCCCGGCGGATCCAGCAGTCCGTACCGGACTTCGCCGGGTTCACCGTCAAGGCGAACTCCGAGGGCCAGCCGGGACCCCAGGACTTCGGCTACGACCACGGCGACGGCGCCAACGGCATGGCGGCCGCCGTGGCACCCCTCGGCCTGAAGATCTACTGGCGGACCTTCGTCTACAACCCCGAGGTGGACAGCGACCGGCTCAAGCGGGCCTACCTGGAGTTCGGCCACATCGACGACGAGCCCCAGCCCGACGGGAGCAGGGGCCGCTTCCTGGACAACGTGTTCCTCCAGACCAAGAACGGCCCCCTCGACTTCCAGGCCAGGGAGCCCGTGCACCCGATGTTCGGCCGGATGGAGAACACCAACCAGGCGATCGAGCTGCAGATCACCCAGGAGTACACCGGGCAGAACCGGATGCTCTGCTTCCTGGCCCCCATGTGGGAGGAGATCCTCAAGACCGACACCCGGGCCACGGACGCGCGGGGCCGGCTGCTCGACAAGCGCCTGGTCGGCCACGTCGTGGACGGAACGGCCCAGCACCACTCGGACACCGCCGTCGTCGGCGTGGCCAACCTCGGCAACGCGGACAACCTGACCGGGCATCACTTCTCCCAGGCCAACCTGTACGCCTTCGGCCGCCAGTCCTGGGACTGGACGCTGGACGCCGGGGACATCGCCGCCGACTGGGTCCGGATGACCTGGAGCAACGACCACCACGTCGTCGGCGTGGTCGTCGCCATGATGATGGGCTCCTGGGAGGCGCTGGTGAACTACCAGACCCCGCTCGGGATCGCCCACCAGTTCACCGCCGACGTGCACTACGGCCCCGGCCCCTCGGAGTCGCACCTCCCGCGCGAGGACTGGAACCCCACTTACTACCACAAGGCGGACAGCATCGGCCTGGGCTACGACCGCTCCCCCACCGGAAGCGACTTCACCGCCCAGTACTTCCCCGGTCTTCAGGCGGCGTACGGGGACCTCGGCACCGTCCCCGAGAACCTCATGATGTGGTTCCACCACGTGCCCTGGGACCACCCCATGAGCAGCGGCAGGATCTTCTGGGACGAACTCGTCCACCGCTACTACGCGGGCGTCCGGTACGTCGGCGGGATGCGGCGGGCGTGGGACTCCCTGGAGTCCCGGATAGACGCCCGCCGCTTCGCCGAGGTCAGGGCCAAGCTGGCGCTCCACGAGGCGGATGCCGCCGACTGGCGGGACACCTGCGTGAGCTACTGGCAGCAGTTCAGCGGCAGGCACATCTGA
- a CDS encoding glycoside hydrolase family 30 beta sandwich domain-containing protein codes for MTRARKEHVSSGPPRLPSRRTVLALGTLPVLAATTAAVAPPGAAAAPAATAVVDPSARRQTIRGFGGMNHTAWIGDLTAAQRDTAFGTGDGRLGFSLLRIPVPENQADWGRDVATARRASELGASVIASPWNPPAHMVETFVRGDQTDARRLRYDMYGAYARHLDDFTTHLRNNGVNLYGISVQNEPDYAHDWTWWTPGEMVRFLRENAGSIGTRVIAPESFQYRKNMSDPILNDAAALANTDIIGAHLYGTSFADFPYPLFRQKGAGKELWMTEVYYPNSSDSADLWPQALDVGEHIHRALVDGGFQAYVWWYIRRGYGPMREDGGISKRGAAMAHFARFVRPGHVRIEATANPAPNVHVSAYLGGSTVVIVAVNKGAAAVSQQFSVANSTASSVSSWLTDAGRNVSPQSPAGASNGTFTVTLPARSMTTFSTTA; via the coding sequence ATGACGCGAGCCCGGAAAGAGCACGTGAGCAGCGGACCACCGCGCCTGCCGAGCCGGCGAACGGTCCTGGCGCTGGGGACGCTGCCGGTCCTGGCGGCCACGACGGCGGCCGTCGCGCCCCCGGGAGCCGCGGCCGCACCGGCCGCCACGGCGGTCGTCGACCCCTCGGCGCGGCGGCAGACGATCCGGGGCTTCGGCGGCATGAACCACACCGCCTGGATCGGCGATCTGACGGCCGCTCAGCGGGACACGGCGTTCGGCACGGGCGACGGGCGGCTGGGGTTCTCCCTGCTGCGGATCCCCGTCCCCGAGAACCAGGCGGACTGGGGCCGTGACGTGGCGACCGCGCGGCGCGCGAGCGAACTCGGGGCGAGCGTCATCGCGTCGCCGTGGAATCCCCCCGCCCACATGGTCGAGACCTTCGTCCGCGGCGACCAGACCGACGCGCGGCGCCTGCGGTACGACATGTACGGCGCCTATGCCCGGCACCTGGACGACTTCACCACCCACCTGCGGAACAACGGGGTGAACCTGTACGGGATATCGGTGCAGAACGAGCCCGACTACGCCCATGACTGGACGTGGTGGACCCCCGGCGAGATGGTCCGGTTCCTGCGGGAGAACGCCGGCTCGATCGGCACCAGGGTCATCGCGCCCGAGTCCTTCCAGTACCGGAAGAACATGTCGGACCCGATCCTCAACGACGCCGCCGCGCTCGCCAACACCGACATCATCGGGGCCCACCTCTACGGCACCTCGTTCGCGGACTTCCCCTACCCCCTCTTCCGGCAGAAGGGCGCGGGCAAGGAACTCTGGATGACCGAGGTCTACTACCCCAACAGCTCCGATTCCGCCGACCTCTGGCCCCAGGCGCTCGACGTGGGGGAGCACATCCACCGCGCCCTGGTGGACGGCGGCTTCCAGGCGTACGTCTGGTGGTACATCCGGCGCGGCTACGGCCCCATGCGCGAGGACGGCGGGATCAGCAAGCGCGGCGCCGCCATGGCGCACTTCGCCCGGTTCGTACGCCCCGGGCACGTGCGGATCGAGGCGACGGCGAACCCGGCGCCGAACGTCCACGTCTCGGCGTACCTGGGCGGCTCCACGGTCGTCATCGTGGCCGTCAACAAGGGCGCCGCCGCGGTGAGCCAGCAGTTCTCCGTGGCGAACAGCACCGCGTCCAGCGTCTCGTCCTGGCTGACCGACGCGGGCAGGAACGTCTCGCCCCAGTCGCCGGCCGGCGCGTCGAACGGCACCTTCACCGTCACGCTGCCCGCCCGGAGCATGACGACGTTCAGCACGACCGCCTGA
- a CDS encoding aldose epimerase family protein encodes MNPTRPPTPAAPSRRTVLAASAGGLAAAGLAAPAAADSADRTRRPVREPFGRLADGTRVDRWTLANGGTRLRVLSYGGIVQSLELPDRRGRYANVSLGFDNLDDYVALSPYFGALIGRYGNRIAEGRFTLDGTAHQLPLNDGDHSLHGGDKGFDKRVWDVEPFTSAAGVGLTLRYVSGDGEMGYPGALATRVDYTLTAAGDWRIDYAATTSAPTVVNLTSHVYFNLAGEGSGDVYDHELRIAAARYTPVDAGLIPTGELAPVARTPFDFRRAKTIGADLRDDHEQLLYGKGIDHNLVLDKGLTRTPERVATVREPSSGRTMSIATTEPGLQFYSGNFLDGSFAGTSGRVYRQGDGFCLETQHFPDSPNQPSFPSTVLRPGDTYRSTTVHSFAAD; translated from the coding sequence ATGAACCCCACCCGACCCCCGACCCCGGCGGCGCCGAGCAGGAGAACGGTGCTCGCCGCCTCGGCCGGCGGCCTGGCCGCCGCCGGCCTCGCCGCCCCGGCGGCGGCGGACTCCGCGGACCGTACCCGCCGGCCGGTGCGCGAGCCGTTCGGCCGTCTTGCCGACGGCACCCGCGTGGACCGCTGGACGCTCGCCAACGGCGGCACCCGGCTGCGGGTGCTGTCCTACGGCGGCATCGTGCAGTCCCTGGAGCTGCCCGACCGCCGCGGCCGGTACGCGAACGTGTCGCTGGGCTTCGACAACCTCGACGACTACGTCGCCCTCAGCCCGTACTTCGGCGCGCTCATCGGCCGCTACGGCAACCGCATCGCCGAGGGCCGCTTCACCCTCGACGGCACGGCCCACCAACTGCCCCTCAACGACGGCGACCACAGCCTGCACGGCGGCGACAAGGGCTTCGACAAGCGGGTGTGGGACGTCGAGCCGTTCACCTCCGCGGCGGGCGTGGGCCTGACCCTGCGCTACGTCAGCGGGGACGGCGAGATGGGCTACCCCGGCGCGCTGGCCACCCGGGTCGACTACACCCTCACGGCGGCCGGCGACTGGCGGATCGACTACGCCGCCACCACCTCCGCGCCGACGGTCGTCAACCTCACCAGCCACGTCTACTTCAACCTCGCCGGCGAGGGCAGCGGCGACGTCTACGACCACGAGCTGCGGATCGCCGCCGCCCGCTACACCCCGGTCGACGCCGGCCTGATCCCCACCGGCGAACTGGCCCCGGTCGCCCGCACCCCCTTCGACTTCCGGCGGGCGAAGACCATCGGCGCCGACCTGCGCGACGACCACGAGCAACTGCTGTACGGCAAGGGCATCGACCACAACCTGGTCCTGGACAAGGGCCTCACCCGCACCCCGGAGCGCGTCGCCACGGTCCGGGAGCCGTCGTCGGGCCGCACCATGAGCATCGCCACCACCGAGCCCGGACTGCAGTTCTACAGCGGCAACTTCCTCGACGGCTCCTTCGCGGGCACCTCGGGCCGGGTCTACCGCCAGGGCGACGGCTTCTGCCTGGAGACCCAGCACTTCCCCGACTCCCCGAACCAGCCGTCCTTCCCCAGCACGGTCCTGCGCCCCGGCGACACCTACCGCTCCACCACGGTCCACTCCTTCGCCGCGGACTGA
- the mmsB gene encoding multiple monosaccharide ABC transporter permease — translation MSPLTTEKRDTPAAAPAPGGSRGALAGALLEAMRNNMRQYGMLVALGLIVVVFQVWSDGTLLLPRNVSNIVQQNSYILILAMGMMIVIIAGHIDLSVGSLCAFASAMSAVMMVNHDFPWPLALVCSLLIGAVAGAWQGFWIAYIGIPSFIVTLAGMLVFRGLTQIVLEGQSLSPFPKGFQNMAQGFLPETGPDTNYHNLTLLLGVGVGLFLLWQEWRDRRRQLSYELDVLPYPLWLGKCAFIVAAVVVATLMLASYRGIPVVLLIMAGLLISLGYVMRNMVVGRHVYALGGNKAAAKLSGVKDKRVTFLVFVNMGVLAALAGCVYAARLNAGVPKAGEMFELEAIAAAFIGGASMSGGIGTVFGAVIGGLVLGVLNNGMSLVGLGTDYQQVIKGLVLLAAVGFDIWNKRRAGA, via the coding sequence ATGAGCCCGCTGACCACCGAGAAGCGCGACACCCCGGCCGCCGCCCCCGCCCCCGGCGGGTCCCGCGGCGCGCTCGCCGGCGCCCTGCTGGAAGCGATGCGCAACAACATGCGGCAGTACGGCATGCTCGTCGCGCTCGGACTGATCGTCGTGGTGTTCCAGGTATGGAGCGACGGCACGCTGCTGCTGCCGCGCAACGTCTCCAACATCGTCCAGCAGAACAGCTACATCCTGATCCTGGCGATGGGCATGATGATCGTCATCATCGCCGGGCACATCGACCTGTCGGTGGGCTCGCTGTGCGCGTTCGCCAGCGCGATGTCGGCCGTGATGATGGTCAACCACGACTTCCCCTGGCCACTGGCGCTCGTGTGCTCCCTGCTCATCGGGGCGGTCGCGGGGGCGTGGCAGGGCTTCTGGATCGCGTATATCGGCATACCGTCGTTCATCGTGACGCTGGCGGGAATGCTGGTCTTCCGCGGCCTCACGCAGATCGTCCTCGAAGGCCAGTCGCTGTCGCCGTTCCCCAAGGGCTTCCAGAACATGGCGCAGGGCTTCCTGCCGGAGACCGGACCGGACACCAACTACCACAACCTGACGCTGCTCCTGGGCGTGGGCGTGGGGCTGTTCCTGCTGTGGCAGGAGTGGCGCGACCGGCGGCGGCAGCTCTCGTACGAACTGGACGTGCTGCCGTACCCGCTGTGGCTGGGCAAGTGCGCCTTCATCGTGGCGGCGGTGGTCGTCGCCACGCTGATGCTGGCCAGCTACCGGGGCATCCCGGTGGTGCTGCTCATCATGGCCGGACTGCTGATCTCGCTCGGCTACGTGATGCGCAACATGGTCGTCGGCCGGCACGTCTACGCGCTCGGCGGCAACAAGGCCGCGGCCAAGCTGTCCGGCGTGAAGGACAAGCGGGTCACCTTCCTCGTCTTCGTGAACATGGGCGTGCTCGCGGCGCTGGCGGGCTGCGTCTACGCGGCGCGGCTGAACGCGGGCGTGCCGAAGGCCGGCGAGATGTTCGAACTGGAGGCGATCGCCGCGGCGTTCATCGGCGGCGCGTCGATGAGCGGCGGCATCGGCACGGTGTTCGGCGCGGTGATCGGCGGCCTGGTGCTGGGCGTGCTGAACAACGGTATGTCGCTCGTCGGGCTCGGCACGGACTACCAGCAGGTCATCAAGGGGCTGGTGCTGCTGGCCGCGGTGGGCTTCGACATCTGGAACAAGCGCAGGGCGGGCGCGTAG
- the mmsA gene encoding multiple monosaccharide ABC transporter ATP-binding protein has product MRSITKTFPGVRALSDVSVTVAPGEIHAICGENGAGKSTLMKVLSGVHPHGSYDGEILFEGEPCAFKDIKASEARGIVIIHQELALVPYLSIAENIFLGNEQATRGVISWNETLRHAAALLRRVGLGAEKPQTRIADIGVGKQQLVEIAKALSKKVKLLILDEPTAALNDEDSRKLLDLIREFRDQGIACILISHKLNEIRQVADAVTILRDGRTIETLAVRGGGADGAGPTGAGEALSEDRIIRGMVGRDLDHRFPERSPYRGADTGTVALSVEGWTVRHPIDHERKVVDDVSIEVRRGEIVGIAGLMGAGRTELAMSVFGRSYGRYESGTVRVDGREVDTRTVPDAVRHGIAYVTEDRKTYGLNLIENVMRNITLSALPKLVRRGAVDEHEERRVAEGFRTSMNIKTPTVFEPVNRLSGGNQQKVVLSRWIHADPEVLLLDEPTRGIDVGAKYEIYTVIDQLAARGKAVVFISSELPELLGMCDRIYTMAAGRLTGEVPRAEATQEVLMRHMTTHVRDEG; this is encoded by the coding sequence ATGCGCTCCATCACCAAGACCTTCCCCGGGGTCAGGGCGCTGTCCGACGTCAGCGTCACCGTCGCCCCCGGCGAGATCCACGCGATCTGCGGTGAGAACGGCGCCGGCAAGTCCACCCTGATGAAGGTCCTCAGCGGGGTCCACCCGCACGGCAGCTACGACGGAGAGATCCTCTTCGAGGGCGAGCCGTGCGCCTTCAAGGACATCAAGGCCAGCGAGGCGCGCGGGATCGTCATCATCCACCAGGAGCTGGCCCTGGTGCCGTACCTGTCCATCGCCGAGAACATCTTCCTCGGCAACGAGCAGGCCACCCGGGGCGTCATCTCCTGGAACGAGACCCTCCGGCACGCCGCCGCGCTGCTCAGGCGCGTCGGTCTCGGAGCCGAGAAGCCGCAGACCCGGATCGCCGACATCGGCGTGGGCAAGCAGCAGCTCGTGGAGATAGCCAAGGCGCTCTCCAAGAAGGTGAAACTGCTCATCCTCGACGAGCCGACCGCGGCCCTGAACGACGAGGACAGCCGCAAACTGCTCGACCTCATCCGGGAGTTCCGGGACCAGGGCATCGCCTGCATCCTCATCTCGCACAAGCTGAACGAGATCCGGCAGGTCGCGGACGCGGTGACGATCCTGCGCGACGGCCGGACGATCGAGACCCTCGCCGTACGCGGCGGGGGTGCGGACGGCGCGGGTCCGACCGGCGCGGGGGAAGCTCTGTCCGAGGACCGCATCATCCGCGGGATGGTCGGCCGCGACCTCGACCACCGCTTCCCGGAGCGCTCCCCCTACCGGGGCGCGGACACGGGCACGGTCGCGCTGTCCGTCGAGGGGTGGACCGTGCGCCACCCCATCGACCACGAGCGCAAGGTCGTCGACGACGTCTCGATCGAGGTCAGGCGCGGCGAGATCGTCGGCATCGCGGGCCTGATGGGCGCGGGCCGCACGGAGCTGGCGATGAGCGTCTTCGGACGCTCCTACGGCCGGTACGAGTCGGGCACGGTACGGGTTGACGGCCGCGAGGTCGACACCCGCACCGTGCCGGACGCGGTACGGCACGGCATCGCGTACGTCACCGAGGACCGCAAGACGTACGGCCTCAACCTCATCGAGAACGTCATGCGCAACATCACGCTCTCCGCGCTGCCGAAGCTGGTCCGCCGCGGCGCGGTCGACGAGCATGAGGAACGGCGGGTCGCCGAGGGCTTCCGCACGTCGATGAACATCAAGACCCCCACGGTCTTCGAGCCCGTGAACCGGCTGAGCGGCGGCAACCAGCAGAAGGTCGTGCTCAGCCGGTGGATCCACGCCGACCCCGAGGTGCTGCTCCTGGACGAGCCCACCCGCGGCATCGACGTGGGGGCGAAGTACGAGATCTACACCGTCATCGACCAGCTCGCCGCCCGCGGCAAGGCGGTCGTCTTCATCTCCTCGGAGCTGCCCGAGCTGCTGGGGATGTGCGACCGCATCTACACCATGGCCGCGGGCCGGCTGACCGGCGAGGTGCCGCGGGCCGAGGCCACCCAGGAAGTACTCATGCGCCACATGACCACGCACGTAAGGGACGAAGGATGA
- the chvE gene encoding multiple monosaccharide ABC transporter substrate-binding protein has translation MRTPRAARLRTAATVSVLALALAACGQDSEGGSEEKKDSGEGGTIGIAMPTKSSERWIADGENMVKEFEAAGYETDLQYGEDKVENQVSQIDNMITKGVDALVVAAIDNTSLTEVLSDAEEAGIPVIAYDRLILETENVDYYASFDNERVGRLQGQYIVDALELEDDKDAKFNVELFAGSPDDNNTQYFFNGAMSVLQPYLDSGQLTVRSGQTKLNQVTTLRWDGGTAQKRMDDLLSGNYGSEDVDAVLSPYDGISIGILSALKGAGYGSGGKDLPVVTGQDAELASVKSIIAGEQTQTVYKDTRKLAKQAVQMTDAVLTGGKPEVNDTKTYDNGTKVVPSFLLDPVSIDKTNTDLLVEEGYYQAGDLK, from the coding sequence ATGCGCACCCCCCGAGCCGCACGCCTGCGCACCGCCGCCACCGTGTCCGTACTCGCTCTCGCCCTCGCCGCCTGCGGCCAGGACAGCGAGGGCGGCAGCGAGGAGAAGAAGGACTCCGGCGAAGGCGGCACGATCGGCATCGCCATGCCGACCAAGTCGTCGGAGCGCTGGATAGCCGACGGCGAGAACATGGTCAAGGAGTTCGAGGCCGCCGGCTACGAGACCGACCTGCAGTACGGCGAGGACAAGGTCGAGAACCAGGTCTCGCAGATCGACAACATGATCACCAAGGGCGTGGACGCGCTCGTCGTGGCGGCGATCGACAACACCTCGCTCACCGAGGTGCTCTCCGACGCCGAAGAGGCGGGCATACCCGTGATCGCCTACGACCGGCTGATCCTGGAGACCGAGAACGTCGACTACTACGCCTCCTTCGACAACGAGCGGGTCGGCAGGCTGCAGGGCCAGTACATCGTGGACGCCCTCGAGCTCGAGGACGACAAGGACGCGAAGTTCAACGTCGAGCTGTTCGCCGGCTCCCCCGACGACAACAACACGCAGTACTTCTTCAACGGCGCCATGAGCGTGCTCCAGCCGTACCTGGACTCGGGACAGCTCACCGTGCGGTCCGGCCAGACGAAGCTGAACCAGGTCACCACGCTGCGCTGGGACGGCGGCACGGCGCAGAAGCGCATGGACGACCTGCTGAGCGGCAACTACGGCAGCGAGGACGTCGACGCGGTCCTCTCCCCGTACGACGGCATCTCCATCGGCATCCTCTCCGCGCTGAAGGGCGCCGGCTACGGCAGCGGCGGCAAGGACCTGCCGGTGGTCACGGGGCAGGACGCCGAGCTGGCCTCCGTCAAGTCCATCATCGCCGGCGAGCAGACCCAGACCGTCTACAAGGACACCCGCAAGCTCGCCAAGCAGGCCGTGCAGATGACCGACGCGGTGCTCACCGGCGGCAAGCCCGAGGTCAACGACACCAAGACGTACGACAACGGCACCAAGGTCGTGCCGTCGTTCCTGCTCGACCCGGTCAGCATCGACAAGACCAACACGGACCTGCTCGTCGAGGAGGGCTACTACCAGGCCGGAGACCTGAAGTGA
- a CDS encoding alcohol dehydrogenase catalytic domain-containing protein: MAEAHRAVVLERPGRVRVESVATGLLRPGEVRVRVYAAGVCGSDREVYDGTRPAGYVTYPLTPGHEWSGTVEAVGPGVGEELGGRKVVAEGFRRCQVCARCRAGEPNLCEGPYDETGFTRPGAFAETVTVPATLLHVLDDAADLRAAALLEPAAVAAAAVLRGGPLPGERVAVVGGGTLGLLAVQLLAAYSPAELLVVEPREERAAQARVCGARTVAPGDTAGLAGAYDMVVETAGAARSAVAAVALARRGGRAVVTGIPPGGAAGIDPLELSMRQVAVLGVFGAPPAAWSYAVRALGAGLLDPAALITHELPLDAYEKAVGLVGGTDPAVGKVLLRP, from the coding sequence ATGGCTGAGGCCCACCGCGCGGTCGTGCTGGAGCGCCCGGGCCGGGTGCGGGTCGAGAGCGTGGCGACCGGGCTGCTCCGGCCCGGCGAGGTGCGGGTGCGGGTGTACGCGGCGGGGGTGTGCGGCAGCGACCGCGAGGTGTACGACGGCACCCGGCCGGCCGGCTACGTCACGTACCCCCTGACGCCCGGCCACGAGTGGTCGGGGACCGTCGAGGCCGTCGGGCCGGGCGTCGGCGAGGAGCTGGGCGGGCGGAAGGTCGTCGCCGAGGGCTTCCGCCGCTGCCAGGTGTGCGCGCGCTGCCGGGCCGGCGAGCCGAACCTGTGCGAGGGGCCGTACGACGAGACGGGGTTCACCCGGCCCGGGGCGTTCGCGGAGACCGTGACGGTGCCGGCGACGCTGCTGCACGTCCTGGACGACGCCGCCGACCTGCGCGCCGCCGCGCTGCTGGAGCCGGCGGCGGTCGCCGCGGCGGCGGTGCTGCGCGGGGGGCCGCTGCCGGGCGAGCGGGTGGCCGTCGTCGGCGGCGGCACGCTGGGGCTGCTGGCGGTGCAGTTGCTCGCCGCGTACTCCCCCGCGGAGCTGCTGGTGGTCGAGCCGCGGGAGGAACGGGCCGCGCAGGCGCGGGTGTGCGGCGCCCGGACGGTGGCGCCCGGCGACACCGCCGGCCTGGCGGGGGCGTACGACATGGTGGTGGAGACGGCGGGTGCGGCGCGGTCGGCGGTGGCCGCGGTGGCGCTGGCGCGCCGCGGCGGGCGGGCCGTGGTCACGGGCATCCCGCCGGGCGGCGCGGCGGGCATCGACCCGCTGGAGCTGTCGATGCGCCAGGTCGCCGTCCTCGGCGTCTTCGGCGCCCCGCCGGCGGCGTGGTCGTACGCGGTGCGCGCGCTCGGCGCCGGGCTGCTGGACCCGGCCGCGCTGATCACCCACGAACTGCCCCTCGACGCGTACGAGAAGGCCGTCGGCCTCGTCGGCGGCACCGACCCCGCCGTCGGCAAGGTGCTGCTGCGGCCGTAG